The Liolophura sinensis isolate JHLJ2023 chromosome 8, CUHK_Ljap_v2, whole genome shotgun sequence sequence TAATGCAAGAGGAGAGGGTGCCGTAAAATGGATAATGCGAGAGGAGCGGGTGCCGTAAAATGGATAATGCGAGAGGTGGATGTATATCTGGTCACCGAATTTCTGCTGGCCGAGGAAAGACTCTCCTTTTTTAAAAACTGGAAGGGAAAATCCATATTAACACTATAAGAATCGCCATCCATGACTGACCCGTGGaggtataaatatatctattaaTGTCTGTGTATACCTCCATATTAGAATCATTCCAATTCCATAAGGTATATATGTTGATATGGCTGACATGTCAAGCGATCACAACAGATATGACACAGCACAAGTACTCAAGAAACGTTTAAATGTAATcataaaaaagtgtaaaaacgaACCGGAAAATAAACCCTGCTTTTCAATTGTGTTTCAGTCATGTTCAAAGAGTTTGCTGTGgatttctttgtttatgtatttgtccTAAAATATGAATTGCATGAAGAACAAGGCGGACAGGAACGTGGTCATCCATGGTGTGCAGAAGAGTGGTGATCCGGAATTATCACTGGCTGACTGATGAGCTTTACATCCATCCTGACACCTGCAACAGAAACCACACACCGCTCTCAGCTGATGGGACGATGAGAACAGTCTGAGAGAAATTGAGGAAATTAGGTAGGTCTGAAGGAAATTAGGGGAATTAGGTAGGTCTGAAGGAAATTGGGGGAATTAAGTAGGTCTGAAGGAAATTGGGGGAATTAGGTAGGTCTGAAGGAAATTGGGGGAATTAGGTAGGCCTGAAGGAAATTGGGGGAATTAGGTAGGTCTGAAGGAAATGCGGGAGGGGAGATTAGGTAGTCTCAGGGGAGTTGTTAGAGAGGAATTGGGTAGTATGAGAGAACATAGGAAAATTGGGTTAAAGAGAAAATGGGTATTCTAAGAGGAATGGAGGAAATTAGCTAGTCTGAGGGAAACTGGTGGGTTGACAGATAAACTGAAAATTCTGCGAGAAATTTGGGAAATTAGGCAAGAAATTATTAGGTAGTCTGAGCGAAACCGGGTAGACACGAGAAATATGGTTTTATAAGAAAACTTGGGAAAGTTGGGTAGTCTGAGAGAAATTGGGTAGTCCAAGGAAAACTGGTTATTCTTAGAGTATTTTGGGAAATTCGGTAGTCTGAGAAAAGTGGGTAATGTGAGAGAAATTCGCAATCcctaaaaatgaaatgattttttttgctAAAAGATGACCTGAACAGAAGTATGAAAATGCTTTTATATGGCTATGTATAGAACACGGCCAAGGTGCTAAGCCAGCCGATATGACAGCTATTGAAGTGTACCTCTGGTTAAACAGATTACttactgtggttttactcttgAAAAAGTCGGAGGGTCTTTGGAATCGAAGGACAACAGCTGCAGCGAGGCGGCCTTTGACTTTCCCGAGGGGACGTTGAACATCACAGAAACGGCGTTCCAGAGTCGAACAGCTCCTTTCCCTAAAGCTATGAACTGGTTGGGGAGTGCGCCTGGATAAAGGTCCCATATGGAAATACCGTAAGTCATCCTCAAACAGTTCGTACAGTTCACGTCTTTGTTCTTGGTTATATCCAAAGCACCGTACAACGGGAGTGAGTACTGGCCAACGTAAGTGTCAAGTGGTTTTGTCGGTGTAAGATCCTTTTTTATTGGCCCATCTCTACCGGAGGGGCGCGTCTCCTTCCACGGTGCCGGGAAGGTGCAGACACTGGTAGTGTTGAGCCAAGGCTCATACCCTAGGACGAGATCGGCGATGAAGGACTGTAGTGCGGTCCGACTAAAAACGCTCGGATCTTCTCCATTCAAGCCGATAAAGATACCCAGGTCGACGTCAGGATACAGCATAAGTATGGCTGTATAACCAAATGTAGAGCCAGTGTGAGACACAGTCTCCAGGCCTACAAGTGAAAACAATGAAGTGTTCCAGTATGTTAAAGGAAGCTTCGTCCCATTTGTCTCATCTTATATACCAAAAGGCTTGACAAgaggccgcatttcaccggttacatgtcaCCATATGTCAATTAACACTCAAACTGCCGTCattgctctggctttactctctaatGTGTACGTCTTTTATACTGAATAGTCACATTTCCTCCTGTTTACACACCTGTTTTGAACGTAGAGGTCTAAATATTGTCCTCAATACTAACTTCCTTAAAAAACACATAGGAAGTATATAGCAAACTCTATTGGTTTCTTTTCCCATAAAAAGCTAAATGTTTGTTAAGTCCCTGCATGGAAcacactgtgtacacatgttCAGACATTTGCAAATACCTCAATTTTCTAAATGTTGACTTAAGGCTACAGAGTTGTTAACATGTAATGCCGGGTTTATTTAAGGGATGGAAAGCATGATGGTAATATTATTACCTGATATATAGAAGACCAGCTAaggttgttttttattttctcatttgaTCAAAAAATTACTCGGTTAATTGTTGCTTGGAAACTGTTTGGTATAAACTACATCGCGGCTATTCGCATGGTTATATCTCTTTCATTCTGATATTTCTACGTTTCAGGTTTCCATGTAGCTTTGCCCTTCAATTTTTTCCACCCATACCTCGATAGTAACCGTTCCTCCAGGCTGCAGCATAGCGGTCCACGACGAAGGTGGTCGGGAATTCCGGCACGGTGATGTATTTGTTGATGGATGACGTCATGGTGACCTTGGCCTCGTGGTTTTTGCGAATAGTCCTTGATGACATCACTCGGTGGCCAGTTCCGTTTTTACCTTCACTTAAGTGGAATTTGATCCATTTGGTCATGTCTACTGCAGTTGACATGATGGCACCAGAACCGCCAAGCTTCCCCCATTGTCTGCAAGTTatcaccaataaaaaaaaacaacaaacaacaaaacgTTAGCCTTATTATTTGTCTTCATGACAACTTATGATGACGATGTTGTCAACCAGATAtcatttatgtgtatttgtCAGCATATATACAATACTGAATATGAAAAAAGCAACTACCTGCTAGTTTCACCTAGGCCCTACCTCATGTGGGCGTTTATAATTGTCACGTGGAAAAGTAGGTTGTTTACTCAAAGCTATGGGGTTTCCTCGTTGtcttcgtgtaagtgaaaaatatttgagcATGATGTTAAATAGAGTCAATCAATCGTCACAAGCCCTAAGCCTGTGACTCTCCCTTGATAATCATCCTCAAATGAAACCACCTCTTAAAGCAAGAATCGGCATTACTGCTTTGGTATGACCGATTTTTGTTGTTGGTCGTATTCTGGTTTTCTTGCAGGAGTCAAAGATCTTGTGgcaacaaactacatgtatacagtgaaaAACATCTACTTACTACTGTAATTTATCACAAAAGtgtttataaacaaacatgaaTTAATCATGTAGTTTTTGAAAGTCAtaacaatcaatcaaccagCCAAAGTTTTAATAAAAGCAAACAACCATTCCACTAATCATTCAACTAATTATTTGTCAGCATTCCAGGTGCTAGAGGAATTTGTAGCCTCATACCGTCATATAGTGATATTCATTTCCTTTCCATTTGTAAGCcacaaagtaagaaaaaaaaacactcgtttacttcaacataaaaattgtaCAGTAGCCTCTGtggcacgccagcgcggcgcaatgacacagaagcctctcagcaTTGCGGTCTGTGTGAGTTCAAGaacagctcgtgctggcttcctttctggccatacgtgggaaggtctgcagcaacctggggggtgcttgtgggtttctcccacccTAATGTTAGCAgtcatcgcataagtgaaatattcttgagtacgacataaaacaccaatcaaataaataaatacattgtacatgtattccactGACGGGTTGGTGTGTTGATTATGACTGAGTATTTCGATCataacggaatacattctagcatcactcagacaacaggattttctgtcaaaatcaaCAGACTACTTTTTTCACTGTGTAGGGTTTCAGGACGCCAGCCATGCATCATAAATGACCTTCAGTTGACCTTGTCTGCTCTTACCTGGACAGTTCATTAGGAACCTCTGCTAGCTGACCATCTCTGTCGCTCTGGTAGCCAACGGCCACGCCCGTCTCATTAGGCTCAAGAGCGTGAGCGAAGGTGGTACGTGACATTCCTAGGGGTTCGTACAACTCTCGGCTCATCAGATTCTCCCAGGTATCTCCCCCTAGAACCTCTGTGATGTACGTAAGCAGACCATACACGATGTTGTTGTAGTAAAAGGTGGACCTGAACTCGCCCTTGGGTTTGATGTACTTGAACAAACTGAAACAAGCACAATATTCGGTTAATTTGTGAATAGACGATCTAAATAacgtatgtatgtttgtgtttttacgAAGGAGGAACGCAAATTTTAAAACCACCAACATCGGTAGCATCAGTTTATCGTTTCTCATTGAAAGTCGATTCAGGTTCTAGCTGGAAAGGGCATCACGTCTCGGAGCGGAAATATAcaataatcaataataataCAGGGTCACCGCTGGTACAAATCACTTTTACGGAACAGTTCTCTTTTCGAATCTTTGTAGCTCAATTCAGATAAGTCTTTGGATTTTATGTGTAGAAGAACCCTGGTTCTATGTAGATTAAGACTAAACCATACTCAGATAACTTTTTGGGCTTACGGCCCAACCCATAGAGAGCTACGTACCCGGCCAGTTCTGCCCTGGTCATGTCCTTTAGGCGGACGTAGTTGTGCGAGGGCAGTCCGAGACGGTGTGACATCAGGTCCTGTATGGTGGCGTACTGATTCAGCTGAGCATCGTTAAAGCTGAAGTCACCCTTGAGGATTTTAGTCACAGGCGTGTTCACCGTCACACTGAAAACGTTacaagattttttaaaaaaataataaaaagttcTATATAGTATTTGGAATACTTCGGTTCCCGTCAACCTGTGTCACTTCTCTGTGACTGGCTGCGTCATGTTTGCATGCTTCACGTTCCCCTTGCAACCTGTGCTACTTTTCCCTTCCAATCTGTGCCATGTTCCCATTGCAACCTGTTCCCCTGATGACCTGTGTCATATTCCTCTGATAACCGGTGCCACGCTCCCTGACAGCCTGCGTCACGTTCCCATGACAACCTTGCCACGTTCCGCTTGCAACCTACATCATGTTTCCCTGACTGCGCCAAGTTCCACTGCCAACCCGTGTCCCTTTCCTCTTATAACCTGAGTGACGTTTCCCTGACCTGTGACAGTATGATGTTTCTCTGACAACCTGAGTCACGTTCCACTCATATAACCTGcacatatacagatatgcatgcTGTAATACTGTTCATAAATACTTTATAATACTCTTTCTCTATGTGGAAAAGGTGTGCATGTGTCTGGTTTCTCCCCTGCCGCGTAAACAAAGTCCACAGCTCCGAACGATAATACTAAACTTTGATGGCTGCAAGGCAAATAATCTATAGCAACAGTACACTCCTGGGAGAAGAAGTAGTAAACAGAAGtaactttcacaaaaacttCGTCAATCCAATTTCTTGCAACTTTTTTTGCAAAAATGAGACAGTCTAGTTTATAGCTCCATAAAATAGCTCCATGGGTTTCCCAATCCATGACAATCCTATCCGTTTAAGGTTTATTTTAGATCTTAAACCACAGATTTCGAGTTAAAATTCTGTTTcataaataaagtacttttttcCAACTATTTATGGCTAATTACAATTTGCGTAATATAGCACTAATGCCTAATACTTATAACGCCTCGATCAACAGTTAACAGAAGAAAGAATACAGATAAATGTCCAGTTGTATAACACATTAGTTCCTCTTTAACTCACAGACAGGCAAAattcaaaaagaagaaaagctTTTGGCATTTCtcacaggtatgtgtatatcTTCATGACAATCGTTTGAAGACTCCGAGTTCAAACATTGCTTTGCGCCATATTCAATAATATACGAGCGTGAACCTGCATGAAACCCTAGGTCTGCTCTCACAAGGACTGTCATGCCGATATATTGTACACTGCTGGTCATGATAGTTACATGCTAAGAGGGCTTCATATACGATGGCCCTGACGTTTTATATATGCCTAAGATTTTACGACGTACTGACGTATAATACATATGTTGCGCATACAAATGCCCAAACAGCTTTATTCCGCATGTCTAGTCGCTGATGACCACATGTACAAACTGCGTTATAGCTAAGTACTTAAATGGCTAGGAATGCTGTAGGTCAGGCTACGAAGCCTTGGTGGTTTTTCAATGCCCAGTGGAAAGGTCACATTGCCATATCAAGCGTCATAAAGCCTCAATTATTCTATGGATAATAAACCCGTAACACCAAATAATGACCAGCATAATGAGCAGGGCGGTACATAAGCACTTATATCAGATTACATTATTTGAGTAGCCTCGTGCGTAATGGTGTCAAACTGAAGTATATGTCGTAAACTACACGAACGACGACCTTTGGccagttactgatgaactttcccaccaTGTGACGCAGAAATGCACATCACATAATTGGCCACACGAGGTATGTCGAGAGTACATTGTCACCAACATCCCATTAACAGTGATAGCGGCAAAGATAATGTAGAACAGTCAAAACAATACAGAGACGTAAGTAAATGAttacctcaaaaaaaaaaaaaaacaaaaaaaaaacaaaaaaacaaaaaaaaaacaaacaaaaaacaaaacaagaaatgaCATTAACAAAATTTTAGAGACAGAGAAAGACTTCTTTCATTTTGTGCTTGCTAATTCACATTAAATACAAGACACTGCAGCCTTTCAAGGTGCATATTTACATGGATGTATTTTGTCGGTGTCGATTGATGTTTGTTGacagctcccccccccccgcctccaACCACCATCCCCCCCGGGCAAATCTTATAATCAACCGATTTAATTAGAAACATTTCCTTGTTAATTTGTCCTCCACTCATTAATTAATCACCTGACAAGTTAACTTAGTTCAACAGCTTATGTCTTTAGTATGCCttatttatattgtttgttCATTCGCCTAGTAGGAGTTTAACATCGCTTTCGCgggttcattcatttatatcacTGCGGTGCGTCCTAGACCGAccgacaggcagacagacaggttGAAGTTTTAGGCGTTCCATTCATTAgaacgggggcctccgtgtctcagttgctaagcgcgctagagcagcgtaatgacccaggagcctgtcaccaatgcggtcgcagcgagttcaagcccagctcaggttggcttcctctccggtcgtaagtgggacggtcttgcagcaacctgcgaatggtcgtgggtttcccccgggttatGCCCGGtttttcctaccataatgcttgccgccgtcgtataagtgaaatattctggagtacggcgtaaaacatcaatcaaataaataaataaataaatcattttatatCATTCGTATAAAAAAACCTAATGTACTGTTGTCAGCATGTATACGActaataattttttattttattttattaatttaatcaCGGTATTACGCcacacttaaaaatattttacttatatgactgtGGGAGATCCGGgaggaaacgcacgaccatacgcaggttgctgacaggcatGACCACGTTAGAGAGGAGAGggagccaggatgagctggtcTTTAACTCAGGGCGACCACATGGGTGAACTCTATCAAACAAATCACCCTAACTGCCGATAGTTATCAGGGAGTTCGGATCAAGATGGAACTTGGATAATAAAGTCTGTAACTACAATGGAATCCTGACCAAGCCCATGCCACCATGGAGTTAATTTTCGATAGCATTCAGTCATGCAACAATTAATCTGACAAAGAGAACCCGCTAAGAAGACTATTCGCTAATTATTGTCTAATCAGTGGTTCACTTACTTTGGTAATTTGTCCAGAACCTTCATGAGCAGTGTCGTGGTGAAACCTTTGCTTAGAGAGGCGATCTGGAAGAGCGTATCTCGTGTGGCGGGTATGTTTTTCTCACGGTCCGCCATACCGTACCCTTTCTGTACTATCGGCTGACCGTCTTTCACCACTGCCAGAGTCACTCCAGAGATCTTTGGTTTACAGGCCAACATGGCTCTCACCATTTCGTCCACTTGCCCCTCCAAGGCACGAAAATCTTGAGCAGATTCGGTCTTTTCAGGTAACACAACAGCTAGGAAAATGATCACGATTACAGCCGGGTCAAACTTCGACACCATTTTGACTGACTTAATTGAAGAAAAACGTCTTCTGAGTCCTGAGTCCAGTCACCTTAGTGCGAAGTTTGGCTTGAGCCCAATTTGTTGGGCGTCTCTTCAGAGAGCTTAGTCTCCACAAGTATCAAATTTCGTCTTGATGATGTGACACAGCGCCAGCTTAACGATGTCCGGCTGCATGTGTTGGCCGTAGGGGTCCGCAAATGTTACGTAACTGCACTGATGGACAGGTCACTCGACACCTACTTGTGCTCGTCCCAAAGTTCTCATCGCCTTGCAAGGCCCACAGTGTGCTAGAATGCCTGTGGGGTGGGGAGCCTCGGTGTGTTGACGCAAGGCACAGAGTTTATCTGCGGCCGTATCTCACTGAATGATAAGCTCAGGCGACTCATTTGTAGAGTTGTGGCTGGCCTCATTCTCTGTTTACGCGAACTACTCGTTCTTCATACACTGACAGTTAAGACATGTGATGCTAAGAGACCCGTTCTACAGCTACATGCGTTTTCATGTCGTTGTGTAAATGTGGACTGGGCAGTGAAGGTCGGGCCTCAAACTGACTGGGTAGTCACCGGTGACAGGTCTCCTTGTACTCAATTTACACTGGGAACCTGCTAGACTCGAACGTCTAACGAGTTTCGAGTGTTAGCACTAACGCGTAATGCTCAGCTATGAACTTGCTAACGAGTAAATACACAAGTATAAACACACGTGTTTCCCATATAAGGGACCTCATCCTACGTTTAATTTCGATCCGACTGAAAACAACAGCTAaagtgtgcatatgtattcGGGCAGGACTAGGTGAGCACATCGATGAGGGACATCTAACCACGAGGCACACTAGGTACTGATTCTATCGCGGCCTTTGGCAGGGAAATTTGTGGATCTCTCCACTCCCCATCTTCGTTGGGCAATGGTGATAACAAGCGGTTGACAGCGTCTATGTTACTTCATGTTCGTTGGagatcatttgtcttccaccaacatggtgtaCAAGCTTGTATGTGACATGTGGAAAAGtacatcagtaacttgccattgGCCCACGGTTTACCTctaggcactccggtttcctccatccatatcAGTCAGCtttaaatataagtgaaatgttattgagtatagcgttaaacaacagtcaaccAATCATTCGAGTTTAAGATTGAAGAAGGGCGTCGGTCGCATAATCAACTGCAGCCATTCCCCGCAAAggtgagagttcaaatccagctctggtcAGATGCCACCCTGGTGGTGAAGATTACTTAGGTTGCTCTCGTCTATACATGATATCGAGAACTCTGGTGAGTGGGTAGAGCATAAAAGTGGTGCGAACAAGAAGACCACTATAATTAATTCTCCTTTAAACAAAGTCGGCTCTTGGTCTTCGCATTACTGACTTATGGAAATTAAGGAAGTAGGTTTATGTCCTGGAACGGCAGGGGTATGACAACTccaaatcatttattcatttatttgattggtgttttacgtcctgCGGACTTGTTGCGTCCGCAGAAGGAGGAAAGAAGACAAACAGCGATTTCATCGTCCATCTTTTATTCTCGCCATAACAAACATACGCGCCTGTACAGTCATGTGATCACAAAGGTCAATACAAAAACATAACTGGCATAACATAATTATAGCGAACATACGAGAGTAGAACATTACATTTCCTCCCTTCAGAACAGAACTCACACATAGAATAAATGTGATTCTCTGGGTTGTGCTTCTTGATATGAAAGAATACAACGTCTGGCATTCTATGATGACCCATCATCTAGCTGGAAAGATGGTAGgcctgttttcttttctttttgtctcCAGGCAACATGCTTTACGATTTGCTTTAGGCCAGATGATGAGTTAGATGTGTCCTTATTCGGTGGTTTAAGCATGCCCAATGGGCAATCTAAATTTGCGGTTGATCATCAGTTCCGCTGGCGATTTCAGATTGAGTTTGGGCGGCGTTGCACCGTAGTTTTGCATACAAACTGCGGACTCTTTGCGTGAAGGTTTTCCCCTCTCGGAGTTTGGATTTCAGTCCTTCCTTCAAGAGTCTGTTGAATCTTCCAACTGCTCCGTTGATTTGAGGATTGTAGAGAGATGTCGGACGGCGTTGGATTCCGTGTGTAGACAGAAACGTTTCAAATTCATCGGAAGTAAATTGGGCGTCATTATCAGAAATAACAACATCAGGTAAATTCCCCGACGAACGAAGAGATCTTCCAAGATGCGAACGACTGCATCTGAAGTTATTCTGTTGGTCGTAGCAACTTCAGACCACTTGGAATGGAGACCATGTACAACTAACAGAAATCGCAGTGTGAACTTCGCCGAAGATGTTTATACCCATCTCTTTCCAAGCTTGAGTTGGCCAAGGAATGGGCTGTAGTGGAGGTTGAACAGGTTTTACCGATTTGCCACTCAGTGCACATGGTTCACAGTTTCTCAAGACATCTGTAATGTTCGTGTTCATGGCAGGCCACTAGACGGTTTCTCGACATCTCTGTTTCATGCGAACTATGCCTGGGTGGGCACACTGCGCCATGTTGAGGACACGTTCTTGAAGACTGTCAGGTATTACTGCTCTAGAACCACAGGCAATACACGGATCATTCCAAACAGATATCTCTTGTCGGAGGCAGTGATATGCTCTCAGTTCTGTTGAAACATGATGAGGTCATCCATGTAAAACATAGTTGTAGATCTGTTTGGGAACTGGATCGCCGGCTGAAGCTTGCCTGAGATCTTCCTGAATGACAAGATGATCTAGATGAATTCTAAGAACGTCAGCATCCTCTAACCCCGAAGTTGACACTGTTTCCTTCGGAAGCGAATCTATTGAGCATGTCTCCTACTTCATTATTGTTTCCACTGGTATGCTCCTCATTGAAGTTGTACTGAAGTAATCTATCAGCCCATGTGTAGATTCTCAAAGGTCCTGGTCCAGATGTTGACCGTAATACTTTCAGTGCTTTATAGTCTGTTCGCAAAGTAAATTTGCGCCCGTAGAGATACATGTGTCATTGTTCACATGCAAATATGCATGCAAGAGCCTCGCGTTCACTCGTGGAATATTTCCGCTCTGTATGTGAGTGAGCACGGGAAGCAAAAGCCACAGGACGTTCATTGCCATCCGAGATTTGCGACAGTACTGCTCCTGCAACGCATCCTAAGGCATCTGATGTAACATAGGTTGGAGGACCAGGGTCAGAATGTATAAGCGGTGTACATGCTAATGTTTCAGAGTGGTAAACGCACCAACTTTCTCCTGTGTTCAGTTCCATGATTCAGTTTTCCGGAGTAACCGACGTAATTTTGGCGTAGTCTGGTACAATTTTGAGGTACTGGCACTCTTCCTTTGGCTTAAATGTTGTACCCGGCAGAATCAATGGAGTTCTGTGAAAACTGGCACTTTTCGACCTTCAGTGTCAGGTGACTATCGGAAAAACGCTCCATGACTTTTCCCAATGTTTTTGTGATTATCGGCATGAAGTGTGACAtgaaatgtgacatcatcaaTGAGATGATTACATCTTTTACACCCGGACAGAATCGACGACAAAATCTTCTGGAAAACGCTCGGTGCTGAGACAAGTCCATAGGGCAGTCTGGTGTCACGAAAGATAAATGCTGCCAGATGTCTACCATCCTCGGTCAGGGGTATCTGCAGATAACTACGACTCAAATCAGGTTTAATGAAAATGGCATATCCAAGGAATTCAGAAGTGAGTTCCTCCATGTTCAGTAATGGTATTGTCCGGTATAAAAGCTTTGTTGACAGCCCGTAGATCAACGCATAATCGAAACACTTTGTTTTTCCGACGTGCGACAATCAGGTTTGAAATTCATGTCgatgattttcagttttctctATTATTCCGGATTCCTTTAAACGTTCGAGTTCTGCTGAAATCTCTGGATGCACAGACAGGGGAAATCGTCTCAGTTACTGTGACACAGGTCGAACGGACGGGTCGACTGTTGGATGGTTGCGTATTTAGCTGCCTTTCCAATAGCGGTGAACTCTTGAGAAAACTGAGACGGAATGTACACGATCTGAATAACGTTGCCGTTATTTGTGGCTTTAAAACCTAACTGGCTGAGGAGAGCAATTCCCGTAAGACCGGTACCTTCTTAAGTGACGTAAAAGAGAAAGTTCTTCAACATTTGATCGTCGTATTTAACACTCAAATTGACAACACCGAAAACAGGAATGTGACTTTTTGTAGGTTAACATATTCTGAGGGGCGCTGAGAAAAGTACTTCTTATACAGTATCTCTCTGAGAAATGACACCTTGGCGCATAAACCAATGGTTAAGCTAACGTTCTGACCATTAATGTTTCCGAGTTACAGAACGTCCTCGCTGTTCAGTCCAGTGGCGGTTACATAATTTTGAAAACTCTCATACCAACGCTTCCACATTACGGATTGATCTCCTGGACAGGCTGGAAATGCCAGAGGTGGTAGGAGAAGAGATTAAGCCATCCTCGTCGGGAAATATAACTGACAATATACCGAACATACCAGAGTAGAACATTACAGTACTCACGAATATCGTCGCGAAATATAACTGACAATATACCGAACATACCAGAGTAGAACATTACAGTACTCATGAATATCGTTGCGAAATATAACTGACAATATACCGAACATGCCAGAGTAGAATATTACAGTACTCACGAATATCGTCGCGAAATATAACTGACAATATACCGAACATACCAGAGTAGAACATTACAGTACTCACGAATATCGTGGCGAAATATAACTGACAATATACCGAACATACGAGAGTAGAACATTAcagtactcacgaatatttcactgatacgacggcggtcagcattatggttggaagatcCAATTCATTTAACTTAAATGATCAGATATGAAATTATTATATGCAACATAAGTGTAAATCTGTAAGATAACATTCAAATTATCaactatttaaatattaattttaacataacatACTGTATCCACTTAATTCTGTTCAGATATGAagattattaaatataatataattgttAAGTAATACTCGTAATAACAACAATTTTGccatttgttatttgatttcaaATCACATATCGAATAGCACACCTAATACTTTCGACGTAATATGTTTATAAAGGTCACGGCTAGTTGTTATAGCAGGATACCTTGTTTATGATTGCACGTAGACACTGTGACAGGTACAGGCTATGTATTTC is a genomic window containing:
- the LOC135472974 gene encoding uncharacterized protein LOC135472974, producing MVSKFDPAVIVIIFLAVVLPEKTESAQDFRALEGQVDEMVRAMLACKPKISGVTLAVVKDGQPIVQKGYGMADREKNIPATRDTLFQIASLSKGFTTTLLMKVLDKLPNVTVNTPVTKILKGDFSFNDAQLNQYATIQDLMSHRLGLPSHNYVRLKDMTRAELAGLFKYIKPKGEFRSTFYYNNIVYGLLTYITEVLGGDTWENLMSRELYEPLGMSRTTFAHALEPNETGVAVGYQSDRDGQLAEVPNELSRQWGKLGGSGAIMSTAVDMTKWIKFHLSEGKNGTGHRVMSSRTIRKNHEAKVTMTSSINKYITVPEFPTTFVVDRYAAAWRNGYYRGLETVSHTGSTFGYTAILMLYPDVDLGIFIGLNGEDPSVFSRTALQSFIADLVLGYEPWLNTTSVCTFPAPWKETRPSGRDGPIKKDLTPTKPLDTYVGQYSLPLYGALDITKNKDVNCTNCLRMTYGISIWDLYPGALPNQFIALGKGAVRLWNAVSVMFNVPSGKSKAASLQLLSFDSKDPPTFSRVKPQCQDGCKAHQSASDNSGSPLFCTPWMTTFLSALFFMQFIF